The Tachysurus fulvidraco isolate hzauxx_2018 chromosome 19, HZAU_PFXX_2.0, whole genome shotgun sequence genomic sequence CACATTGACCTCAACTCTGGTACTCGATGTTGCGGCTGAGGAGCTGGCAATTACAACaattaattttataaaactCTATTATGTATATTTGCACTATTACAAACCTGAGTCCATTTCTGTGAATATATGGATATTCCATATAACCAATATTACCTTTGAACTGCAGTGCAAAGTTGTTCACTGTGTCTGTTGAGTCCAGGAAATCTGCAGCTCCTTTGCTGCTCAGCTCATACATCTCTAAGCTGGACTGTCGATCAAAAGATAAAACAGCTGTTTCCACACCCAAATCCTCAAGCTTGGACACCTATACAAAAATAGTAACTAATTGTATACATTCATTTTTCACAGTAACATTAGCTCAGTGTAGTATATATGCTTTAGCTATGATTTGTACTAATATACTTGTCTTCAACCCTGCTCCTGCAGGGCCCACTATCCTGCAAAGTTTAGATCCAACCCAGCGTCAACACACCTGCCTATAATTTACAAGTGATCCTGAAGCCCTTGATTAGCTTGTTCAGGTCTTTTTGATTGGGGTTGGAGCTAAACTCTGCAGGACAGTGGCTCTGCTCTAGATGGGCTCTGTTGTTATTGATTCTTTGCGGAAGTTTACCGGAAGTTAAGTTTGGGCCACAAAAGCAATCTGTTTATGTTGTTGCCACTGAAACCATCCAGCTAATATTTGACTCATGGCCATATTTGACTACTAATGTTTCAATTGACCACCTTGATCTAAACAGACTAGCCCAACCAGTAGGAATTTAGTTTGAGAAGGTTGTATGTGCCTTTGACAGTCTCTTCAATGTGAGAATATTTCATGCCGACAGCCTTGTAAACAAAAATCAGATGGGATATTTTTGGGGGATGAAATAATttgaaatgatgaaaaaaatctACAGATAAATAATCTAGTTGTCTATCACATGTTCTGCTCACATCACAATTGCTGTTGATCACCCTTGTATCTAATACTATAATACCACTCATTCCTAGCAAATGACACTTATTTTCAAACCTCTAACATCAGCTTCTTCAGGTGCATTTTAATTTGGTGATCCCTCATCTCAGGGCTAAGTTCCTGTGACTGGCCATATGCCCTTAGTGCTGCTGCTTCTTGACAGTATTTGACTTTGTCCTCTTTCCCTAATGTGGACCACCTCCCCATATCTTTCATTGtgcctggggaaaaaaaaagatgcacagAAAATTTTTTTGAGTCAGCCTctcttttttaaagtaaattctGGGCATTCTCACATTATACTTAACCAGACCGAACCGTGCCGAAGTACGATTGTCCCCCCTCCCCAGCTTTAAGATCCACACTTTATGATCCATACACGAGTAAGGTGCAATTGTTTTGAAGAAAGCTGTAAGATATGCACAACGGAGTTCATCGTAATAATGAGTTTATGGCTTATTAAGTGTGTTTGAAATCATGTGCGCTTTGCAGATTGTTTGGCGTATGACTTTAAATAACCACGAGAGAGATTTAAAAGCATATTAGGAGCAGTCTGCTTCCCAAATGaggttttatttaacaaaatttgGGAGGCACACATTCAGATAATCAACCAATAAGAGCAAGTGGAAgcaggtatatactgtatagccgTCTCTCACCTCTATCCTGCGACTTTCACAACATCCCTACACCACCCCATTACCTCACTCTTGGCTTTTTTCTTTCCCAGAAAAAAAAGGGGATACTCTGGGTTCGGGCCAAATTCCAAGCTCAGAGCCCTCCCCGGACAGCACGCAAATATGCATAAAATGAAcatatacaaattaatttattttgatttcaattaatttatttgattttatgaATCACTCACAAGCTGCTTTAATGTCATAAGCAAATCGGTCCAGGCAGCACGCATAATGTCAAACACACCTCTGTTATGCTGTGCGGATGCAGTGACACATGGTTGTACGTATTTGTGCCACGCATATCAGAGTGTTTTACAGGGACAGTAACCATACCCAACACCACCTCTGCAAAGCATACCAGGGAAAGCTTAAGGGTACCGCACACTGGTACAGTACGAAGCGATCACACTAGCAAAATGAACCGTACTTTGGAGTGAAACGTATGCGGGTACGATTCACATAATGTGAGTATACATACTGGTTCACTTGTGAAACCCTTTTCTCTGTAACAACTCTGTTAAAACAAGATAAGGTGTGAAGTAGATGACCTGATGATTCAttcaatacacacattaatctTGAAAATCTGATGTACAGCAACAAATCATTTAgtataacaaataaaagtatatgTTAATATTGTCCTTCACCTTTGTTTTTAAGAATGTCCCTACAAAAAAGGTTGTATGGGGACAGCTCTCGGATGTGAACTTTGGCCTTTGATGGTCGGGGCTCAGATGAAGCATTTAATGACCTTTTGTAATTATCGATCAAGttctgaaagagaaaaatgaaaactaaCGAAAGAGTATTACACCACTTAATCTGAATGTTAACGAAACACTTAATTTATACCAACGGTACAGCagaatgatatatatatatatatatttgacatGTTTATTGTTAGTGTGGCACTAAGGTAAACCTTACTTCTATGACACTGGTGTCCAATCCAGTAGCTGAAGCAGCTCTTATTATTATGGGTGAGCCAACACGTGTCATTCCTTCCTTAAAAAGGATTTCAGGGTTTCCCTTTGCTTCTCATTAATGTATGCTCTCTCTTGTTGATTAACAAAGAAAGCAAAGTCTAGGTAGTTATAGTAGACAGTGTTGAGGGTAGGTGTGGATTTTGCAGATCGTAACCATCattctcagacacactcacctAATGTTTCTAGATTAGGAATAGTAAGACTTAACTCTCTGGGCCATCTTCAAACACCTAAaacataaacagagagaaacttGCACTAGACAGATTTGTGAATATGCATTGAATATAATGCATTGAATTGTGGGTGCAATTCCCCCTAAGGAGACAGCAAGGCGGCCATTACACGAGGTCATCATGCAAGCGTTTGCCATAAAGTTCCTACTTTTCTCACACTTCTGTGATTGCAGCTTTTTACTTTTGCCTTTTAATCAGCTTTTAATCTTTCACTTTTGCCTTTCTATCACCATCTCTGTTTGAAACCTAAAATTGAAACTTGCTTGCAGAGTTATTTTCTAAACATTGATGATAACTAATGTAATCACAAGTCAAATGGATATTTTCCACCAACTTTATCACAATAAATCTCcagtttgtgtatattttagattcatttaaAGTCACCATTATGGTGATTACTGTTTCCGTTAGTTAGGCATTTGTCTCTTGACCTTCACTGACATAATTCTCCTCTTTTAGCAATTGCAACAACATTTTATTAAGGCTATAGCGGAAAAACTATCATGTCATCTAAGATTGATTGTTTATATGTTATGCTACCtattatttaaacatgaaaTGATAAAAGAAGAGTAAAGAGATAAAGCATATAAAAGTGatgctttttatatttttttttatgaaacagaacagtaaacaaacagagaaagctCTGGTAATTTTCTGCCAggacattttccctttttttacagagttttttaaactaaatttcCTCATATCTCAtttcattgtttgtgtgtgtgtgtgtgtgtgtgtgtgtgtgtgtgtgtgtgtgtgtgtgtgtgtgtgtgtgtgtgtgtgtgtgtgtgtgtgtgtgtgtgtgtgtgtgtgtgtgtgtgtgtgtgtgtgtgtgtgtgtgtgtgtgtgtgtgtgtgtgtgtgtgtgtgtgttcacatgctCATGCACACAGGCTGAAAAGTGGAGACAGACCTTTGATCCTCGGCTGCAGTCTTTGCTCAGAGAGCTGGAGGCCGGTTTGGCCTCCGTGCTTCGACACATATTCAAAGAATTCTGGGAAAAAGACACTTTCAGAGGATGATGTTTTTGGTGAGTATGTGAGAGAAATAGCACAACGCACTTTGTGGTTTGTGGCCCATGTCTGTtgctgactctgtgtgtgtgtgtgtgtcacacagtcacacacacacacaaacacacacagtcacacacacagtaacatgtGTGTAGCATGCAGAAGGTGGATTGCTTCACGGTGAACTGTGAGCCACTGAAGGCCACGATTGATGATTTGATCCAGAGACTATTTGCCACAATGCTGACAGCTCTGAGGAGATCCATCCAGGGTAACGATTCCTTTCTTGAGTCTTATCGCTTCCTTTCTTGAGCTGTGTGTCATTGCTGTACAGTACATCATGTAAacatacacagcacaacacCTCCACCTAGTGGATGAAGACAGAAGGCTCATACATTTAAACTGACGATAGAATAGAGAGTGACGTCTCCCGAGGGATATTTAATTCCATTCcagaggtgcgtgtgtgtgtgtttgtgtgtttcttcaggTCATATACATGCCATAGACTCCTTTGTTAACAGTGGGATGGTTATGTTATCTACACGACCAGAGAGCATAGAGGAGATCGGAGACGCCAACTCCAAACACAGCCAACTCCAGGCCCAGAAAGCCGAGGTAAGTTCAGATTTATTTAGGGTTTACAGGAGAAATCCCACTTAGACTACACTTAGACTCCCACTTATCTACAGTGTTCCTGTAACTCACCATGCGTTATGTTTCCTTACACAGTTGTAGCAGAAACAAGAGGAGTTTGTGTGTAATATTCTGTAACATTACTGAAATGTTGCTGTAATATTTGTGTAGCTTCGGTCTCAGTTTCAGCAGATGGAGGAGAAGAACAGGCTTCTTCACTTGGCTGCAGGAGGAGGCGTTGTCTCAATTAGCTCACTTAGAGCAAAGTGGAACAAAGTCGAGCTGATGATGGAGAGTCACCAGCTGATGATCAGAGaacaggtgtacacacacacacacacacacacacacacacacacacacacacacacacacacaaacgcccTTTATTTCCTTATCTGTCAGGTGGAGGTGATGAAGAGCAGCGTCTCAGGCCGGATCAGTGTGTACTTACAGGAGCTGCAGAAGTTCCGCTCTCGATGGGATCAGCTCCGACCCACAGATGATGTCATCGAGTCATGTGACCCCGATACTCTGCAGCGGTGTGTGGAGCGAGTGAGGGAGAAGAGAGGAATTTTCAGATTGTTTGTTCTATGTCAGCTGGAGGCGCTGTGGTACGCCACACACTCACCTCCCACTTTACCTCCATAGTGGGCATCTGTACCATGGAGTGAGTCATAAACCAATTCAACTCTTTCATTTGAATCTATTTATACTTCGACTTCACCACTAAAGCACAGTCctaacgtgtgtttgtgtttctctacAGTTGCAGACAATCTATAGTGCATATCTTTCACCTGTGTTGCAAAGAACTCTGGGTAATCATCCCACCTGGAGTTCTGCTGGGAAGATTCATCAGCTGGCTGGATCCTTAGTCCATATCTACGAGCAGGTCTGCTGTCATTGGCTGAAGgataatgtgtttgtttgtgtacgTATATGGTCAGTCTGACGTGTGTTTCAGGTGAAGGTTAAGTTCACTGTCGATGACCAAAGTCACTACCTGTTCACCCCATGTTTGCTGACTCAATGGGTACTGAACCTTCACAGATATGACCTGACTGCAGATGAGCtctaaacactctctctctcactcattttctaccactttatccgaactacctatctcaggcatcaaggcaggatacaacccatcgcagggcacatacacacactctcattcactcacacactccggacaatttggATGTACCCTCAAATCAATAAACATAATTATACACTCTAATTTTATTCAGactgtaattgtaaataataactGGACTGCCGAACTGGACTGAGGAGCAAGGTTTGTTGCTGGCCCAGTTGGTGAACGAACATAAAGGTATGTTACGAGGAAAATTTGGCCCAACTGTCACTAGCCAAGGCAAGAGGCGCTCCTGGGACACAATATCCCAAACAAtcaatgcctcttttccactggTGGTGCGGACAGGTGACGATTGTGAGAAAAGGTGGTATGTGCTGCAGTCCAAGGCAAAAGATGAGATTGCAGCACACAAGTGGGAATCCTCACTCACAGGTGAGCAAAATACTATAGCCTACCACATAATCTGGCAACTTGCTCCTGCTGGCAAAGTTAATTTACATGCCTAAGTACTGTGTTCATTGACTATTTCTTTCTAGGGGGTGGACCACCTGCAAAGCGGCTGTCCCAGGTGGCCGACACTGTCTTTCAAGTCCTGGGACACTCTGAGGTCAGTGTTACTGGGCTCCCAACAGGCATTGACACGTCAATGATGCAGGCCCTTGAAATGCAGCAAAGGTAGGACACAGGGTTATTCATATCAACAGTGTTTATTCATTGCAGAAGCCATTTCATGTGTTATCCATGCTCattgtattaaattaatttaatcaaaacaataaataaactagGCCTATGTATTTCTGTAGCATGGAGCCATCACAAGAACCGGGCCCATCAAGTTTGCCGACAAGATTGCCGCTTGAACCATCTGCAGCTGCTACTCAGGATAGCCTGGCAGATCAAACACCATTCCCACCCAAAGCACCTGCTCCATCAGCATCCCTGCAGGAGAGAAGATTGCAACTCACAATTGATGTGtttgaacaacaaaaaaaagtcctttCCCTTCAGGAGGAGTACTACCACCTTAAAATTGAACacctaaaaaataaaccatttacagATTGTGTTGAAGTTTCTGTGTCTTGCATTTAACAATTGCAGGTGATGTGCAGTAAAACTGTGGTAGTTCTTAAAACCATCACAAGTTCACAAGTTCTCAAATGACATGGGGCTACAGCTTGCCTGAAATGTAAATTTGTGAAGTTTGCCCTGTAAGGCAGTCCACTCTGGGCTAGGTTCCCCTGTGGAATGTGAATATCTTCTTCACAACCATCCTCATCGTtgtcttcatcctcatcctcgtCGCCATCCTCCAGAGGTTCTGCAATCTGTCTAACCTTGcaaatattgtgtaatattgcaCAGGCTATGATGACTTTGCTGACTTTTTAGGGCCTCAGCCGCACCTCTCCGTGGAGAACATGAAAGCACCTCTTAAGCTGGCCTATGCCACGCTCCAACACCGCTCTTGTTGTCTTGTGGGCCCTACAATAGAATAcaggatttttaattatttgatggAAATATTGCACTACTTGGATGCTCTAACATATTGCTTGCATTTCATTTCCAtgatttttgtattgtttggcTTACCTGTTATAGTTTAGTTGGGGCCCTTGGCGTGGCTGGAGGTAAGGTGTAAGGAGCCATGGTTTGCATGGGCAGCCACTGTCCCCTAACAAGTGGCAATTAGCTGGCACATAGCGTCTCTCATAAAGCTGTCTGACGCCACTCTCGGAGAGCATTCTCGCATCATGTGTGGAGCCTGGCCATTTAGCCACAATGTCCAAAATCTTACAGGCCGCATTGAACACTATTTGCACATTGATGCTGTGGAAATCCTTCCTGTTAACAAAGACAGCCTTGTCCTCGGATGGCGCAATCTTTCTTACATGTGATCCATCAATTACACCCACAATGCCAGGGAATCCTGCAATGTCCATAAATGCcctttcatgtgtgtgtaaagtgcgGGCATCCAGCGGAAATGAAACAAATTGTGTCACAATATTAGGTgacaatattatatattgtgacaattaggttttattattattagttttttttccttttacccAGTGCtatatttgcacattttagaATATTGCTTCTATTACTACttctaacaaaaacaacaagaaaactaatataaaaacaataaattgcaTAATTAAAACTTCACTGTTATGATTACTATTTGATCTCATATGTTGTTGGCCAAATTTCAAAATTGCAACAATGCATTTAGTTCTTGACTGATAATCTTTAGAAGTAGAGTACAATTCtcatatacagttatatatacatatatattagaCACAGacataatttaaattttttttttaggaatttaCCAAAACATATCCAAGCTGTAGTTGTATATTTATAGTGGGCTGAAAGCCtctcagctttaatttgagggtATTTAAATCCAAATTGGAAGAAGGGTTTAGGAATTACAGCTCTTGAGAGTAGCCAGCGCCCTTTTTCAAGGGACCAAGAGTAATTGGACAGTTGAATAAAATGCTGTTTCATGGACAGGTGTAGGCTATTccttcattatttcttcataaatTAAGCAGGTAACAGGTCTGGAGTTGATTCTAAGTGTAGTATTTGCAATTGGAATCTGTTGCTGTTAACCTACATCATTCTTTCAAAGGAGCTCTCCATGCAAGTCAAATTAGgcttcataaacaaaacaaatccaacaGAGAGATAGCAGAAACATTAGGAGTGGCCAGATCAACAGTTTGGTACATTCTGAGAAAAAATAGAATGCATTGGTGAGCTCAGCAACATAAAAAGGCCTGGCCGAAAGGCAGAAAGACTCACGaacaaacattaactgaagacAGCTGCAGTTAAGGCCTGGCCAAGTGTCAGAAAGGAGGAAACCCAGTCTCTGGTGATGTCCATGGGCTCCAGACTTCAGGCAGTCATTGCCTGCAAAAgattttcaacaaaatattaaaaattaacattttatttatgattatattcatttgtcCAATTACATTTGAGCCCCTGAAAATGTGGAGACTGTGCATAAAAATGGTTGCAGTTCCTGAACCTTTTTCTGGATAATTTTGTTCAACCccttgaattaaagctgaacatctgctcttcaaatgcatttattttttttttttttccattttcagttTAATCTGTGGCATACATAGCCAAATGTATGAAAGTTTTgcatgtgtccaaatatatatggactttactgtgtgtgtgtgtgtgtgtgtgtgtgtgtgtgtgtgtgtgtgtgtgtgtgtgtgtgtgtgtgtgtgtgtgtgtcagtgattaGTGAccagtttatatgtttatttccaGATTCTGGCAGTCACACACAACTATCACAATCACACTTCATTGCTCTGCTTTCAGTACAatagagtgtacagtgtatcagACTCTGTTGTTCAGCTGTTGTCTTGTTTATCTATAACAAACAGAATCtacttatatacatgtaatctAACATAGCTAATCACATTATCCCATTTACAGTGAGGCCTGTGTCTAGACGGTGTCTACTAAGTATTTCAAGAGGAACAGTGAAGTTTTGTTTTGACCCACGTTTGatatttgaattttgaattCAATGAGCTTTCTTTGTGAATGAGACTGAGTTTTAGAATGAGATTAGTGTTGGAGACAATATAGCTCATTTAGACTTTAAACCTTAtagattctgtaatattttgtgttttacagcTGATAAAATGACTCCTGAATGTTGTCTTTACATTCCTTTCTGTGTTGCTTGTAATCTACTATCAGGGTTAAACATGGGCTCTGTTTATAATGTACCCAGACGAACGGGGAACACCGGGCCTCCTAGTAATGGACCTAGGAGTATAGAATACAGTTCTCAAGCCACAGATGTGCTCAAATGGTTGTTTTAAAAACAGTGCGGGTTAATGTTGTACAACCAGAGAGTGCTGTTACTAACCTCCATACATTGCTGGGTGTTGGTCtgcatatttttattgaaatactCACTTTGTATGCCTTGGGTTaaattctactactactactactactactactactactactactacttctaagACTTAGAAccactctaataataataatgacgacgatgatgatccTTGTGTGTACAGAGAGGTTGCAGCAGAAAAATACACTAGTAAGTTAAAAGCTGTGGCTTTCTCTGTTTATGAACAGCTTCTATTGTGTGAGCGCTGGTCTTAGACCCGCCTTCATGCCTGTTCGCAACTGGGTCCAGGAGATGGACGATAAATATTCGGCCTCTGTGTGGTGTATTTTATTGAGCAGCTTCACTTCGATAGAACAGCATCATGTCTGGTAGAGGTAAAGGTGGTAAGGGACTCGGCAAAGGTGGCGCAAAGCGTCATCGTAAGGTCCTTCGGGATAACATCCAGGGAATCACTAAGCCGGCTATTCGCCGTCTGGCTCGCCGTGGCGGTGTTAAGCGTATTTCCGGCCTCATTTATGAAGAGACTCGCGGTGTGCTCAAAGTCTTCTTGGAGAACGTCATCCGCGATGCCGTCACCTACACCGAGCACGCCAAAAGAAAGACCGTCACCGCCATGGATGTGGTGTACGCTCTGAAACGCCAGGGACGCACTCTGTACGGCTTCGGCGGATAAGCGTTCAACACCGAACCACGTCAACACAActgctcttttaagagccacccaaaAATCCACAAAGACATTTTCCTGATTTAGCGCGTGTGTGTGGACGCAAATGACATCAAAAGCCGTATAAAGCAATATCCAACATATGTTAATATAATAGATGCTTTTTAGTACAATATTATAAGTTCATTGATTAATGtacatctctgtatttctcGTTTTTCTCGCCTTGTGTGTATATGATGCAATTGATGTCAGAAGCCGCAAAAAGCAATATccgatatacagtatatttatattctagGTGCTCTTTACTACAATATTATAAGTTCATTGATTTATATACATctctatctttttattttatatagtgtgtgtgtgtgtgtgtatgaaacgCGTGTAAAGTTTGGTGGtagaaacaggatttttttttttttgtcataaagcATAAAGTTGAGTGTAAAACGGCGGAAGAGGAACAAAGCACAGAGAGGACAGTGGGGAGGAGTAAGTGTGTAGGAGGAGCGGGAGGAGGCGCTCCGCATCAGGAGCTTTGGGATTAGACCAATAACACACGTTTCCTCTCTTGTGCCTATTTACAATGTCAGACTATAAATAGAGCAGCCGCTAGGTTGGTGTTACTCATTCTCTCGTAGTTCGCTCGAGCAGCAACACCATGCCTGAACCAGCTAAGACCGCACCCAAGAAGGGATCCAAGAAAGCCGTGACCAAGACGGCAGGGAAAGGCAGCAAGAAGCGCAGAAAGACCAGGAAGGAGAGTTACGCCATCTACGTGTACAAAGTCCTGAAGCAGGTGCACCCTGATACCGGGATCTCCTCTAAGGCCATGGGCATCATGAACTCGTTCGTCAACGACATTTTTGAGCGCATCGCCGGTGAGTCTTCTCGTCTGGCTCACTACAACAAGCgctccaccatcacctctaGGGAGATCCAGACTGCCGTGCGTCTCTTG encodes the following:
- the LOC125139495 gene encoding cytoplasmic dynein 2 heavy chain 1-like — translated: MQKVDCFTVNCEPLKATIDDLIQRLFATMLTALRRSIQGHIHAIDSFVNSGMVMLSTRPESIEEIGDANSKHSQLQAQKAEL
- the LOC113645445 gene encoding histone H2B-like, with protein sequence MPEPAKTAPKKGSKKAVTKTAGKGSKKRRKTRKESYAIYVYKVLKQVHPDTGISSKAMGIMNSFVNDIFERIAGESSRLAHYNKRSTITSREIQTAVRLLLPGELAKHAVSEGTKAVTKYTSSK
- the LOC113645449 gene encoding histone H4 is translated as MSGRGKGGKGLGKGGAKRHRKVLRDNIQGITKPAIRRLARRGGVKRISGLIYEETRGVLKVFLENVIRDAVTYTEHAKRKTVTAMDVVYALKRQGRTLYGFGG